Below is a genomic region from Dama dama isolate Ldn47 chromosome 17, ASM3311817v1, whole genome shotgun sequence.
TCAAGGACATCTGGTCTCctggttttcttccttcctcaacAGCCACTCCTCAGATTCTTGCATTCATTGCTCCTAATTTTCCTGTCTTTTAATATTTGATTGCTCTAGGGCTTGCTTCTGCACTCACACACTGCCTGGTAATTTCATCCAGTCTCTTAGCCTAACATACTACATGAATACTGACATTTCCAATTTTCTATCAGCTGCTGAATTTTCCTATAAACTTCAGATTATATATCCATTCTCCAACTTCACATCTCCAGTATTAGATATATCAAAGTTAATCTGTCCAAAACTAAACTCCTGATTTTCCCTCATAAACCTGCCTCTCAACTGATGGCATCCTACCAtttgcacagaaaaaaaaagagtggagccCCCAGGTGGCAGCTATGCCCCAGGTGTAGTGAGATGGCATGCAGTCTGGACTGCAGAAGTTGTCACCCAGGAGACAGGCAGAGCAAGGGCTGTCATCACTGTGCCctctgaacaaagctactggGGCATCACTCCATGACAGGAGGGAATAAACCAGGAAAAATGAAAGAGCGAGATTCACATAATGGAATTGAAACCATGAAAAGGTAAAGGAATTCCTAAGTTGTCAGCaaagggaagtcccaaaatgaCAAATAGGCAGAATGGAACAGGCCCAGAGCATCAGCAGATGGAGGGGAACAAAGGTCTCCAGGAGTAATCTGAGAAAAAAGATTGAAACTAATAATAAAGATCGACCTTGTACTAAGAGCTATTAGTAGGTGTGGGAATTTGACAACAGCTACAACTAAGCAAGTGAAAAAACAAGGCAATTATTaaactgtaagaaaaacaaaaaggaagagagagaacatAATCATAGCATACTACAATACTCAGCAATGAATAATATTTgtgtaaaaaataatgtatactcTAAATATCAATTTAAccaaaaaagtaaagtttttAACCAACAAAAAATGGtgacaaaagaaaccaaaatcttTATCTACCATGGAAGGGTATCAATAGTCTAAAATTAATGAACTGAAGAATAACAACAGTACCTATTATGCGAAGTTCAAATGTGGAAATATACAAATTCTAGAAGAATAGCTACAGAGTTGaaagcaggggaggggagaggggagtggttcggttcagttcagttgctcagtcgtgtctgactctttgcgaccccatggactgcagcacaccaggcctccttatcatcaactcccggagtttactcatatttatgtccattgagtcgatgatgccatccaaccatctcatcctctgtcatccccttctcctcccaccttcaatcttccccagcatcacggttttttcaaatgagtcagttcataaaaataaaaattaattttaagaaaatcacaCATGAAAAGCAAAACTACATAAGTACTAAAAATATGTGAGAATACCTTTATAATTTTGGAATGGGGACTGCTTCCCTAGCCCAGAAACCTAAAAGGAAATTAATCATTTgattatagaaaatgaaaaacattttcagCTGTAAATATATTAAAGCAGAGTTCAGTAATATTCTGAAACTGTGGAGATGGTTGCCCTACTCTGAATACACTAAAAACTATTGAGCTGTACATCTTTAGTGGATGATTGCATGGTATGgggattatatctcaataaagttgttttttaaaagagttaaGAGAGAAATTGTTGGGATAAAGTATTTGCAACATATATATCAGGCAAGGGATTTAATGCTTTATATATAATtagagtgcatgcatgctaagtcacttcagttgtgtctgactctttgtgaccctatggactgtagcctgccaggatcatgtgtgtgtgtgtgtgtgtgtgtgtgtgtgtgtgtgtgtgtaaggataCACTCCAAATATTAATAGCAAAGACTTCAACTTTTTGCTCCGTATTCTTTTATTCTTACTCTTTTAAAACCAACCTTATTAGTTTGTTTCTAGCATTTTAAAGAATATGAAttctaaaaagaaacagaagtcagGTGTCTGTTCAGATATACTGAATCAGTCTCCAGGGGATGGAGACTGagcacatgtattttttaaaactcaagagGTGAGTTTGATGAGCAGCAAAAATTGAGACTGTGGCAAACAGTAGGGAAATCCCTCAAAAAATTTAACATAGCAGggccatgtgatccagcagttcTACTTTTGGGTGTATActccaaagaattgaaagcagggactctaataaatttatttatttattttaaatatctatttatttagcttgctgggtcttagttgcagcacacgggatctttttGGTTGCATCATACaaattctttgttgtggcatgtgggattcagttccctgaccagggattgaacccaggcccccagcattgggagcccagagtcttagcctctggaccaccaggggaataatgctgttcacagcagcattattcacaacagccaaaaggtagaaacaacccaatgttcaccaatgaatgaatggataaaatgtgatatagccatgcaatggaatattattcgacCTCAGAAGGGAAttaggtcttccctgatagctcagttggtaaagaatctgcctgcaatgcgggagacctgggttgaacccctgggttgggaagatcccctggagaagggaagggctacccactccagtattctggcctggagaatttcatggacagcccatgggatcgcaaagagtcggacaggactgagcgactttcactttcagaagggAATTAAGTTCCAACACATGCTACAAATGGATGAAaacataatgctaagtgaaataagccaaacacaACAGAACAAGTattgaatgattttatttatatgaagtACCTGGAGAAGTCAAATTCATATAGATGCAAAAAGTAGATTGGTGATTGCTAGGGGCTAAGGAAAGGGGAAATGAGGAgtcattgtttaatgggtacagaatttcaATTTGGGGAGATGAAAGacttctggagatggatggtgatggtggcacaacaatatgaatggacttaatgccactgaactgtacacctaaaaaCAGTTAAACAgtaaattccatgtatatttcatcacaataaaaatgtttttaaagatttgaGAAAAACTACTTTCTCACTTCTTGTGTGATACATCTCCATTTATTTCTAGTTTCAACTAATGTTTACATACTGATAAGGCCCACATTTATACTTTCAGAAAAAGATCTTTCCTCAAACTTTAGTCTCAAATAGCTAACCACACACCAGATATCTCATACCTCAAACTCAAAACGTTAAGAACTCCATCTTCTTTTCAAAGTCCTGTGTTCTCGATTTCACCCAGATGCCCAGGTCAGAAACCTGGGTCACCACGGGCTCCTTTCTCTTCTAAACTCCGTCTCAACATCCAATTGATTATCAAGGCCTGTTGGTATTATCTTCTAACTAGTTCTTTAActtgtctctttctctccatcttaCCCTGCTACATACTACATTTTGTTCAAGCCAGATCATTTTTCGGATGAACAGATGAGCCTTTTAACCAATCTCCCTGCGTCCAGTATTATCCACTCCCTGCCAGAGTGATTCTCCTAGAGTGAAGATCTGATCAGGACCCTCCCTGTGGCAGAGGATGCTGGCTAAGTACCAAAACGTGCTCTCCCATCCACAGCATTGAGTAGAGAGTATACAGTAGGGATGGAATGGtgcagagataaagaatctgcctgccaatgctggagatgcaaaaGACGCAGGTTCggttctgggttgggaagatcccctgaagtcggaaatggcaacccactccagtattcttgtctggaaaattccatagacagaggagcctggtgggctacagtccatggggtcacaaagagtcggacgtgactgagcatgcaagagCACCAGGGAATATTGCCCATTCACCCTGCCTCTAGAAGTGGCCGCAGGACTAGTTTTCTCACTGGAATGTATTAGAAACTATGTACATCAATTCCAGGCCAAAGCTTGTAAGGTTTCCACTTTCACCAACCGAGTGCAGTGGTGAGGCCCCCGCGAGGCCTGAGGGGCAACTGACCACACACATGAGCAGTCTGGATCTCTGAGTCACCGTAAAGAAGAGCCGCCTGACAACTTGGAACTCCTTCTTCAGACAAATGTGTGGCAGATGACCTTCTGTGTGGGCCCTAACTTTGTATTTCTGGATCTGTTTATACAGTATTACCCTACCTTACATacttgcttaaaatattttcaacggCTCCCTATTTCTTTCAAGGTAAAGCCCAAATTCCAGCAACATGGGTCATGAATTTCTTCATCACCTAGTCCCTGCCAATCTCTGCAAATCGTTTCTTGCCATCTCCCTCTAACTCTTAGGACCTGGGTGTCCTAAAAGCCTTGCCAAACATTTCCATTCCTCCTCCCTTCCGCCTGCTGGCTAAATCTTgtcattcattcttcttttttaagaaaaaattaggaGTTTTCAGGCATCTCCACTCAGCCTTCCActtacatgcatatacatgtacacacacacacagattcacaACGCTGGATTATATATGACTCCTATGTGCTTCTAcgttcccaggtggccctagtggtgaagaagccacctgccaatgcagcagatgcaagacatgtggatttggtccctgggtcgggatgatcccttggagtagggaatggcacaccactcaagtatccttgcctggaaaattccacggacagaggagcctggcgggcaatagtccatgggaccgcaaagagtcagacacaactgagtgagcacagaTGTGTTTCTATAAGATTTGAATCTGTGAATTGAATCAGTGAATACTGTGATATCTTCGGTTTTAAATTCCAACCTCCAGAAAAGTGCTTGACCGTAGGAGATACTCAATaaagatttgttgaatgaatagacAAATGATTAAATGATGAATTCTGGCTTCTAATATCTCAAagccctcatctgtaaaataaagggtTGACCCAGATGATCTCTAAAGACCCATTCAACTATAAAATTCTGTCATTTGTACAAAGCattatgaagtggtgttttgaatgTAGAATTCCTAGAGTGTATAGATCTGCCCCACTCACCTGGTACTTGGCAGACACTATCTAAATTCTtagacattttatgttttttattctttttttccttgactaAACTGTAAACTCTTTGAGGGCAGGGATGTATATAGTCCTCTCCTAGGACCTAAGATGGATCCTTTTATGAGTAaagtattcaaaaaatatttgattGTTGTTTACAAAAAAAGAAGCTCCTAGTCTTGATTCACTAAGCCATGAAAAATACTTCATAAATTCATaatctatttttgtaaatatttggaaatttttgtCTCAGTATTGAGTCATTGTCATCATaaaatttctccatctatttttcccttttattctttaaaaaaaaatgccaagacatgaaagcaacctaactgcccattaacagataaatggataaggaagatgtggggtatatatatatatatatatatatatgagtaatatgaaagtgaaagaggagagtgaaaaagctggcttaaaactcgacattcaaaaaacaaagattcatggcaaatagatggggaaaaactggaaacagtgaaagattttattttcttgggctccaaaatcacttcagatcatggctgtagccatgaaattaaaagacgcttgctccttgcaagaaaagctatgaccagtctagatagcatattacaaggcagagacattactttgccaataaaggtccatctagtcaaagttttttttctagttgtcatgtatggatgtgagagttggaccataaagaaagctgagcaccaaagaactgatgcttttgaactgtggtgttggagaagactcacgaaagtcccttggactgaaaggagatcaaaccagtccatcctaaaggaaatcagtcctgaatattcatcggaaggaccgatgctgaagctccaatactttggccacttgatgtgaagaactgactcattggaaaagaccctaatgctgggaaagattgaagacaggagaaaggggtgatagaggatgagatggttggatggcatcactgactcaatggacatgaatttgagcaagctctgggagttggtgatggacagggaagcctgatgtgctgcagtcaatggggtcacaaagagttggcacgactgaacgactctactgaactgaatgagtaatatagtggaatattactcagccacaaaaaggaatgaaatattacCATTTTCAGGAACACAggaggacctagagattatcatgctaagtgaagtaagtcagaaagacaaataccacatgctatcacttatttgtggaatctaaaatatgacacaatgagtttatttacaaaacagaaatagactcagagacatagaaaacaaacctatggttaccaaagggaaaaggggtgGGATACATACCACTGtataccactatatataaaatagataaacaacaaagatttacattttagcacaggaaactatattcaatatattctaATAATCTgtaatgaaaagaatctgaagctgtatacctaaaactaacacaatattgtaaatcaactatagttaatttaacaaattaacttaaaaatgctCAGTATATCTCTCAAAACCTAGTCTTTGTCAACaaactatttttaattaatactttTTCTTGAGCAATTATAGTTACAGAGTTTCCATAAATTCCTTCACTCCCTTCCCCCACATTTTTCCCACATttaacatcttgcattagtgTGGTATATTTATTATAACTGATAATCtaatattgatatattattacTAAAGTTTATAGTTTATATTAAGATTCACTCTTTATCTTGTGCATTCTATATAGGTTTTGATTAATGGGCTCAACATTACAGGAGCCTacagaatatttatttcattgccctaaaaatcccctgCAATCCACCTATTCATGCCTTCCTCTCCCCAGTACCCGGAAACCAATCATCTTTTTACAGCTTATCATATAGtttgaatcatacagtatgtagccatTTCAGATTCATtcctttcacttagtaatgtaCATTATCCTCTATGTCTTTtcctggcttgatagctcatttcttatcactgaacaatattccatttaCCACAactttgtttacccattcacttATTGAATGACATTGCTTTCAATTTTGGGCAATTATGGATAAAGCTTCTATAAACATTTATGTgcatgtttttgtgtggacacaaatttttaatttgaaatactaAGAAATAGTGTGACATGATATGATATATTACCAAATGCAACATGGTAAAAATTAtgggttgttgttattgttgtttagttgctaagtcatgtccaactcttgcaaccccatggactacagcccaccacacttctctgtccatgggattccccaggcaagaataccagagtggtttccttctccagatctttctgatccaaggatcgaacccatgtctcctgcactgcaggcagatttattACCAATGAACCAGGGATGTAAAAAATGTGGGTATTTTCTTATAATTCTAAGTATTGGTTATAGTTTTTATTACATCATTACAATCATACTGATTATTCAATTTATTGTctggatttttttcagtttttttatcttcaatattttaatgttactatatattctttaaaaatgttaatgatgCTACAACATTTCATCAAATGGACATTTCATGCTTTAGGTAATTCCTCCCCTGTGAATGaatctttaaattatttctaatttctctCTGTAATAAATAATGCCGCTATAAAAATATTTGCACACacagcattttatatatttttaattaatttattatcatATACTTCAGAAATCACTAGATTAAAAGACAGGATGAAATCTAAGATTcatgatatattaaaaaattgcTTTCCATGAGTATTGTGCAAATTTATATTCTAATCAGCAATGTCTTAACAACCTCATTAACATTGATTTTTATTACTTACATATATTATTggtaattttataaaagaaaatgctgTATAGTAATTTTTGTAAGTGCTTTTAATTAccagtcatttaaattttttcattagcTACACAATTACAATTTCCtctcttgtatattttttattcatgTAGTTTACCCATGTATTTGATTTAGagtatttttcttattgatttgcaaTGAATTACTTATATAATAAAAAGTTGGCCATTAGCTTTCTAGATTTGCTCATTTTTCAAGTTTGTTATtagcttttcaattttttattttttcaaatattttaattataaatgatgTATGCTCAAATATATATCATCCTATAAaccattttttatataatttcatatttacTTCTGTTTCCTTCCAGATTTCTGTGGCACcatgtggcttatgggatcttagttccacgaccaaggattgaacctgagcccttagcaatgaaagtgcagagtcctaaccactggcctgccaggaaattccctatgtatatatattttttattgtggtagaatacacataacataaaatttaccatcttaaattTCTATggctgtatatttttgaaatacatatatttatgaggTTCTAaattattacattaaaatttttatttttattaatcatttcataatatatacatatataaaatcattatttgtacaccttaaactaaaaCAGTGTTATATATCAATTGTGTGCGTATGTGCtccgttgctcagtcatatctgactcttggcaaccctttgaactatatcccaccaggctgctctgtccatggaatttcccaggcaagaatactggagtgggttgtcatttcctactccagggggtcttccccatccagggatcagacctgcatctcctgcgtctcttgcattggcaggtggattctttaccactgcgccatatgggaagccctatatgtcAATTTTGTCTCAATAGAcctatgaaattttaattttaaaatagggaACTAATTGCATCAACTCCATTCATTTAACAGACAATGATTAAGCATTTATTCTGATAAGTGaggataaaaatttaaataagagaTATTCTTACAGTCTAATAAGAGAGCAAACAGTTCTGGGATTATATGATAAATGCAGTGATAGAGGTATGCATAGCATATCATTGCTACATTCCTTCATTCAACACAAGTTTAGGCCCCAGATATTCAATAGGGAACCAAACAGTAATGGCCcttgtttttaaaagacagagattaCAGTCAAACAAAAGATATAGATAAATGTAGTATATGTTGAGTGTCATATCAGTGAAAACATGGGCTGCCATGGGAACAGAGAGAATGTTCATTTAAATCAAATCACACTggctatttttttcctcctgatcTGCCTGAGGATCAACTGCCATGATGAATGTCACTGTAACCATCTGGACCAGGAAGTTCATGACCAAACCACTGCCTCAGTAGAAACAAATGGTCACTGATGTCCTTCACCCTGGGGACACAGCAGTGCCTGAGACAGAAAGTCAGGAAAAACTAGCTAAAATGTACAAAACCACACCAGATGTCATCTTGGTATTTGGATTAAGAACCCATTTTGCGGTGACAAGACAGCTGATTTACAATTCCTTAGATTACACCCCCAAAAATGAACCCGGACACAGACTTGCAAGATGCGGCCTGTATGAAAAGAAGCATATCTCAAGAAAACAGCCAAAAGAATGCAGGCGCAGAACGAAGTCGGGGGAATGTAAGGCCAATGGTGACACAGCAAAAAGCAAGGTGGAGACTGGACAACAGGTGGAGCAGATTCAGCAGACGGAGGGACTTTATCTGCAGTGGCTGAAGATTTTTTTCAGGAGAGGGCCGATAAACTAAAACCTTCTTaatatctaaatgtaaaaataaataaagtcaggaGGTGacgagtccacctgccaatgcacgtgggtacagattcaatccctgatctgggaagagcccacatgccgcagagcaaagACACCTGTGCTCCACGACTATGAGCCTGTGCTCGGGAGCCCGAGAGCCCCAACTTCCGAGGCCCGCGCACCGGAGAGCCTGTGGTCCACACCAGAAGAAGCTGCTGCGGTGAGAagtccgtgtgctgcaactagagagtagcccctgctcgccacagcgagagaaaagcccgagcaacggcaaagacccagcatagccaaaaataaattaatagacaaaataatttaaaaaaataaaatccattggGGGAGTCAGAAAGGCTTTCCAGAAGAGGTACTGAAGTTTTGAAGAACAGGCAGATCACAGCTAAGTGAAGTCTATGCAGAGAGCACACAGACCAAGGCCCAGGGGTGGGGGCATGGACTTGTGCACAGCCCATTAGGGGCTGCTACAGATGCAGGGAAGGGGGTCGTGTGCGGTTAATGGATGAGAAATGGAGCTAAACATGTAGGCAGGAGCCAGAATTTGGTGTCTTCTAGGCTAAATCCTAGCACCACTTTCTGAATAATCATCACTTTTCACATGGAAATAAGAGTGATGTTCACTGAGCCCTTACTATGTGCCAGTGTGTATTCaaagtgctttacatgtattatctcacaaTAATTCATGCAGCTGATACCATTATTACACCTTCTCatacatgaaaagaaagtgaGGTGCAGAGAGCTGAAAGAGCTTGCCCTCCGCCACACAACTGTTAAACTCAGGCAGTCTAACTGCAGAGGCCAAACCATTAACCACTCTGCCTCTCACTAGTATGTGatacttcaaatttttaacattttaaccaATGACCAAATAGCCAAGGTCATTTGGAGGCTGTAGGTTCTGTAAAATacttatttctatttattcttaTTCCAGGCAacgctctttaaatttttctttatgttttcatatCCAAAGGTAGTTAGCACACAGTGtcactattttctttttcagttttttttttcttgtaattattGTGTATTTATTAAGTGAATTTCCACAATAATTTTGTTGAACTAAAATTTGGGATCAGAGGACTTTGGTTAAAAGTGcattaaatgtataaattaaGTTGGAAATTTTTCAATGTTTCCACCCAGAAAGTGCTGtatatttcttccttcattttttaatttataaatacatttttaaaattttcttaaaataaacagTATTTGATAAGATTACTCTTAAATGTGTTATAATTTTCATGGAAGTATAATATCTTATGTTGTCTAATTCTTTATCATTGGCATATAGGAATGCTATTTATTTGTCCATAAACTTGCTTTTTCTGAAATGTGAAACATAAAATTACCAAAGTCTACAAAAATAGAAAAGGTATACACTTTACTCAATAATGTCCAAAACATCCAGAAAAGATTTGCGTCACTATGAAAGGTGACAAAGAAACTATGGcattttcttccttgtttataTATAGGTTACACATTCGAGTTATCTGTCACTGATGCATTTCCATATAATTTTTCCAATAGTAAGAGAGAAGGCAACATGCTGGTGAGTGCAATAGAGCCACCTCCCTCAGATTACGTTGCTCTCCGTGACCCATCCTAAGTCTCACAGTTCAAGC
It encodes:
- the LOC133071855 gene encoding small ribosomal subunit protein eS24-like — encoded protein: MVTDVLHPGDTAVPETESQEKLAKMYKTTPDVILVFGLRTHFAVTRQLIYNSLDYTPKNEPGHRLARCGLYEKKHISRKQPKECRRRTKSGECKANGDTAKSKVETGQQVEQIQQTEGLYLQWLKIFFRRGPIN